A part of Bosea sp. (in: a-proteobacteria) genomic DNA contains:
- the mtnK gene encoding S-methyl-5-thioribose kinase, whose amino-acid sequence MRGRFVGGVTYAPLDDGRLRMLVHDIPACRTILGDDAATWSIREVGDGNLNLVFIVESGTGGVVIKQALPYVRLVGESWPLPLDRSHFEHEALKQQAAHVPFLVPAIHHFEAGQAAIVMEYLSEHAILRKGLIRRVIYPQLADHLSTFLAEMLFRTSDLALPAHDKKLLQSLFCQNTALCKITEDLVFTDPYRVAPLNRWTSPQLDGIAAEFRSDGPLKIAVQELKWAFLSHGEALLHGDLHTGSVMVTPADTRVIDPEFAFFGPMGYDIGAVLANLMLNYLAQGEHPGTAEAIAEYRVWLVRVIEAVWTGFDTKFRALWQEAATGDAFAADLFTDPASASALDAHRKAVIERIFADSVGFAGAKMVRRVLGLAHVEDLETITDPDRRAACETRVLRLARVMMLERQSIRTISQLAGMLVAAAEGDP is encoded by the coding sequence GTGAGAGGGCGTTTCGTCGGTGGCGTGACCTATGCGCCGCTGGATGATGGACGGTTGCGCATGCTTGTCCATGATATTCCGGCCTGCCGGACGATTCTTGGGGACGATGCTGCGACATGGTCCATCCGCGAGGTGGGGGACGGCAATCTCAATCTCGTGTTCATCGTGGAAAGCGGCACGGGTGGCGTCGTCATCAAGCAGGCGCTGCCCTATGTGCGCCTTGTTGGCGAAAGCTGGCCTTTGCCGCTCGACCGTTCGCATTTCGAGCATGAAGCACTCAAGCAGCAGGCCGCGCATGTCCCGTTTCTGGTCCCGGCGATCCACCATTTCGAGGCCGGGCAGGCCGCTATCGTCATGGAGTATCTTTCGGAGCATGCTATCCTGCGCAAGGGGCTGATCCGACGGGTGATCTATCCACAACTGGCGGACCATCTCTCGACCTTCCTGGCCGAAATGCTGTTCCGCACCTCAGATCTTGCGCTGCCGGCCCATGACAAGAAACTGCTGCAATCGCTGTTCTGTCAGAACACGGCCCTGTGCAAGATCACCGAGGACCTCGTCTTCACCGATCCTTACCGCGTTGCACCGCTCAACCGATGGACCAGCCCGCAACTGGATGGCATTGCTGCTGAATTCCGTTCCGATGGGCCTCTCAAGATCGCGGTTCAGGAGCTGAAATGGGCGTTTCTGTCGCACGGGGAAGCGCTGCTGCATGGCGATCTGCATACGGGATCCGTGATGGTGACCCCGGCGGATACGCGCGTCATCGATCCGGAATTCGCCTTTTTCGGGCCGATGGGCTACGACATCGGCGCGGTGCTCGCCAACCTGATGCTGAACTATCTTGCCCAGGGGGAGCATCCCGGCACGGCGGAGGCGATCGCAGAGTATCGCGTCTGGCTTGTCCGGGTGATCGAAGCGGTCTGGACCGGGTTTGACACCAAATTCCGTGCGCTCTGGCAGGAGGCGGCGACCGGCGATGCCTTTGCCGCCGACCTCTTCACCGATCCCGCAAGCGCGAGCGCATTGGATGCGCATCGTAAAGCGGTGATCGAGCGGATTTTCGCGGACAGCGTCGGGTTCGCGGGTGCGAAGATGGTGCGGCGGGTCCTCGGGCTCGCGCATGTCGAGGATCTTGAAACGATCACGGATCCTGATCGTCGCGCAGCCTGCGAAACGCGGGTGCTGCGCCTTGCGCGTGTCATGATGCTGGAGCGCCAATCCATCCGGACGATTTCGCAACTCGCCGGCATGCTCGTTGCGGCGGCGGAGGGCGATCCATGA
- the mtnA gene encoding S-methyl-5-thioribose-1-phosphate isomerase: MKIDGMPYRTIWPHADGRSVEVIDQTRLPHAFDIARLATLADAAHAIRSMVVRGAPLIGVAAAYGVAIAMHEDASDAGLAHACHILLATRPTAVNLRWAIDAMRQALAPLPPVARFAAAWAHAGAIAEADVAISRRIGEAGLPLIAEIHARTGRRVNILTHCNAGWLATVDWGTATAPIYMAHDAGIPVHVFVDETRPRNQGASLTAYELGHHGVPHTIIVDNAGGHLMQHGMVDLCIVGTDRTTARGDVCNKIGTYLKALAAKANDVPFYVALPETTIDWTITDGIRDIPIEERDGREVTHMTGRLDGGGIATVEIIAPGSPVSNFAFDVTPAALVTALITDRGVCTASAEGLQDLFGARRQRGEAQR; this comes from the coding sequence ATGAAGATCGACGGGATGCCGTATCGCACAATCTGGCCACACGCGGATGGCCGGTCGGTCGAGGTCATCGACCAGACGCGGCTGCCGCATGCGTTCGACATCGCGCGCCTTGCAACACTGGCGGATGCTGCGCATGCAATCCGCAGCATGGTTGTTCGCGGCGCGCCACTGATCGGTGTTGCGGCGGCCTATGGCGTCGCCATCGCCATGCATGAGGACGCGTCGGATGCCGGGCTTGCCCATGCCTGCCATATCCTGCTTGCGACCCGGCCGACCGCCGTCAACCTGCGCTGGGCAATAGACGCGATGCGCCAGGCGCTCGCGCCGCTGCCACCTGTCGCGCGGTTCGCCGCCGCCTGGGCACATGCTGGCGCGATTGCCGAGGCGGATGTCGCGATCTCCCGTCGCATCGGCGAGGCGGGCCTGCCGCTGATCGCGGAGATCCATGCGAGAACGGGCCGCAGGGTCAATATCCTCACGCATTGCAATGCCGGGTGGCTGGCCACGGTGGATTGGGGCACCGCGACCGCCCCGATCTACATGGCGCATGATGCCGGCATTCCCGTGCATGTCTTTGTGGACGAAACGCGGCCACGCAACCAGGGCGCGTCGCTCACGGCCTATGAGCTTGGGCATCACGGCGTTCCGCACACGATCATCGTCGACAATGCCGGCGGGCATCTGATGCAGCACGGGATGGTGGATCTCTGCATTGTCGGAACCGACCGGACGACCGCGCGCGGCGATGTCTGCAACAAGATCGGCACCTACCTGAAGGCGCTGGCGGCGAAGGCGAATGACGTTCCCTTCTATGTCGCACTGCCGGAAACCACGATCGACTGGACGATCACGGATGGCATCCGCGACATTCCCATCGAGGAGCGGGATGGCCGCGAGGTCACGCATATGACCGGCCGTCTTGATGGCGGCGGCATCGCTACGGTCGAGATCATAGCGCCCGGCTCCCCGGTCTCGAATTTCGCCTTCGACGTGACCCCGGCCGCGCTCGTGACCGCGCTGATCACGGATCGGGGCGTCTGCACGGCTTCCGCGGAAGGGTTGCAGGATCTCTTCGGAGCACGCCGACAGCGGGGAGAGGCCCAACGGTGA